ttaacattaaACTTGAATGATCTGAAATACTCAAACATTCAGGTAAAACATTTTACCTAAACAAATCtaggtgtataatgtataataatacatttatatttatgtgtgtaaGGAAAGGTTGGTGGGTGGGTGTCCACAGATTTTAGTAATTTGGATACACATGGTAAATTTACTGTAGCCgccactgataataataaacaaaatatttatttacactacaacaactttaacttattaacttattacttatagtaGGTACGCCGTAcgcgtatttattataaatcaatcaaTGGTACGAGCTAGAGTGCCCTAAAAATTTCTAAAAGCGGTAGTAAAGTAATATACTTCCTGAAGTTTGATTGTAATTTCGGGaaaatggttgaatttataatCTACTAAAGACTAAAGTCTAGTAACTAGACTATTCTCTttagaaattacttttttgatttaaaatcagatgtgcccaaaatgaatataaatgtaatgcaattatttcataggatttttaaaaaaaaatcgttattttaaggttccttaaaattgaaaattgacttTATAAAAAGCCTAGATATTTTGTCTAAGAGTTCATACGACATACATGTATAAACGATTTAAATCTGACATTCCTAACTCctaagtatgtgtaatttaccacctCTTATTTGTCTAAAACGTATCAAAAATACGTCTGCTGCGATccccttaataatataatatctctaGTCATCTGTCTTATAGTTAggctatcttagtccgtggtacgagtacagataatgttatacaaattCGTCCTGATTCGCCCATACGCATTACCACCCATCCAAAAATGTAGGCCAAAACGGCgtagaaaaacatatttttattatctaaatcgtagacataatatatttattaatttataagcataatctttaatctttatagtttatctgcttataattatatatactatataaatgggtaatatattttatatttgtagtttatattactatttatagttatttatggCAATGGGTCAACTTGAAGTTAACGCGCCGCTGGGCTAATGGGCTTTGGGAATTATTATGGTCAGGCTGGTGCCACTCCCTatgaggatgtcagcgcactattcgttttctctctctggcccacgcgcaacataggcaaaacgcatttacgcaaaatcattttttctatgcgtttaaggaATCTTAGAGTNNNNNNNNNNNNNNNNNNNNNNNNNNNNNNNNNNNNNNNNNNNNNNNNNNNNNNNNNNNNNNNNNNNNNNNNNNNNNNNNNNNNNNNNNNNNNNNNNNNNNNNNNNNNNNNNNNNNNNNNNNNNNNNNNNNNNNNNNNNNNNNNNNNNNNNNNNNNNNNNNNNNNNNNNNNNtttttttgagacaatatttagacaaatcgatatgtcattccctcaaaagtattattctctatcttttttgttatGAGTAACTtaactctaagattacttaaacacatagaaaaaatgattttgcgtaaatgcattttgtctatgttgcgtgtgagccagagagagaaaacaaatagtgcgctgacagcctcttatgGGCGAGCTATTGTACAGTCACCGAGATATGTacttgtctatattataattatagttgtcTATAATTAtggtcattaataataataaatgtaggtatattattttactatatagtaaatacctactaatttgtCATGATTGACGATTGTACATTAGGTACTGTAAACGGTCATCGGCGGTCACCGCCAAAGTGTTAAACTCGTGATTGCCGAGATAAGCGGTTAGCGGTGTACCATGGAACAATTATAGGTGTACGTTGATACTTGATAACTTACTGATAAGCAGTTCTTCGCAAATCATAATATTGCCGAACGCGCGGTGGTACCGAGTACCGACTACTGAATAGTACCGATccaaaaattgttatttccgACGTTTCAGCAATATTAGATCACAACGCATTTTCCGTCTCGGCGATCGTTGGCGATCGCTAACGACCACGACGCCGTAATGATGGGTCAATTGTTTCTCGCGAGATAAAAAGTATACCCACCtgtagctattatattaatttcatctaCTTACGGTACGCGGCCTTGTTGCTGGTAAGACGCATATTGCGAAAAATTCgcccaataaataaataggtagccACTGTTCCGACATCGCTATCCGTTGATGAGTAGCCTTTGACGTGTTCCCGGTCTCGCAATACAAATCCACGACGTTGTTCGGTGTAAGTACCTACGATCTCGTCATGTGCGGTATATTTTGTTCGTTCGTTAAAGGGTCGGCGGCGTGTGGTGAGGTAAATCTACGAGCCTCCACTGCTACTGCTGCTTTTGCACAGTGGCCATTTAGTTCAAATTAGATTTTCTAGCCCCGTTTTGTCTACAGATCAGCAAGTGTAGATCGTCACTGCAGAAGAGAGGCCCGGACGTGGGTTCCACTCATCAAGTGTACGTCAACGGCTACACTGCGTTGTTCTCGGGCAACATACTGTGGACTCAAGGAGAACGTCCGACCAGTCAGCCATATGTTGATCGAAAGGGAAATATATTACTATGGAATGGCGACGCGTACAGTTGGAATTTGACGGTGAGTCGAATacgatgaataaaatattatatcattgattataaatactagtatttataatcaatgattatatactcaacatatatattatatataaaataatatatatacatatattattaaaaagtccTATTACCAGATGAACGCTAGTATTAAAGACAgtgatacaaaaataatatcagattTTCTGTGCGAGGGAGGCAGCATGGAACTGCTTATGACTTCTGTCCACGGCCCATATTCCATTATCTATTATGACTGTGAACAACAAGTTTTGTGGGTCGGTAGAGATCCAATAGGCCGCATCAGCTTGTTATGGAATATCAGTGCGAATAAACTGATTGTCACCTCAGTTGGACACAAAGACATTGCAGATCTAGAAGAAGTACCAGCCATTGGATTGTTCAGATTTGATTTGAATGCGTGTATACTCGGTacataaatatcttaatattatttaaataatatgtaagttgtCATTGATTGTTTGTTAACTTTTCAGAACCTCAATTATACCAGTGGTCACACACACGTTTTGATTGTAATTATAACATTCCAAATGAATTGCAATACTTTAAACAGACCCGTGTTCAACATGTTACAAATCCTGAAGACtctatattacaacaaaatgatCAATTAAACATGTCTGAGTTATTATTGCACCAAGAATTTTGTAAGAATGTCAGTAATCTGATTCACTATTTGTCTCAGTCAGTTGAAAAAAGAACAACAATCAATCCAAAGGCTTGTAAAATGTGCGAGTTCAAATGTGATCATGCAAAAattgctattttattttcaggaGGTATAGATTCAGCATTACTAGCTCTATTCGCTTCCAAATATGTAGAATCTGATGAACCAATTGATTTGTTAAATGTTTCATTTGAAAGACCAGCAAACTCTGGCAATTTTGAATGCCCAGATAGACAAACATGTTTAAATACATTAGAAGAGTTAAAAACTTTGTGTCCAACTAGACGATGGAACTTAATAAAAGTAAGTGACATTTTactagtaaaaatgtataatacccataatgaaaaaacaaacaattacattatatttttttaatcattggatatatatttagatagatATTTCAAGTGTTGAATTGCAACAAAAACGTTTTGACACTATACGCCATCTCATTTATCCTTTAAAAACCGTCCTAGATGATAGCCTTGGTTGTTCCTTATGGTTTGCCTCTCGAGGACTTGGCAAATGTAATGGAAAATCTTATAAAACCCCTGCCCgagtaagtaatttaaatataatatgtttaaatatcataatattatactagtttaAATAGTTTGATGTGTACTTAGTTTTTTATTGCCTTATAACTTATAgtcaaattattacatttatctaaatataatatatatttaagatagGTTATTGGAAACACTATGTAGTTCAGTCTTGAAACTTCTAATTTGAACTTTCTAACTTTTAATTCTTATTAGGCTTCaactaattaacatttttaaggttagtagaagtatatattatatttcttagttgatttactaataataatttattaaattattactttatttagaGAGTGCAACGGGGAAATTAGTCATCTGTCttatatatgtgtaatattgcAAGACTATTCTGTACTTTACTCTAGAGACGTATCCTGAGCAGTTTAGGGAGTTGTATCCCCCTCCCTCCCCCCAGAaaactgttaaataataaaaaaaaatttcattaataaatcaattttaaataagttgtcaacaattaattttaaagctcggtacaattgaaaatatgaactaGATTAAATAACACTCCTCACACACACTATTCTATTACCACTATTAGAATATTTTGTGTATGGTAAACATGATTCAGGATGATTATAGACTACCATCAATAATTAAATCTCAATGTATCAATTACTATTAAGGTACTCTAATCTAAGAGTACCCACctaatatgaacaaaaaaattaattataatcatacatttaGAAATTCTGAATTCCGATAATTATTTGTccaaaatctaattaaaattagaattaatcaacaaacatcttaaaattataaaattaatcttatttttatggtgatagttcataaaaaatattttttgttaaaagtttCATAgtgaaactaaaatattttcatactgattacaatatttaaataactagatattgttcaatgttcattatataatttaaattacgcaGGTGTTATTGTCTGGAATGGGTGCAGATGAGCTATTGGGCGGGTATACAAGGTATAGAAAAAT
This portion of the Acyrthosiphon pisum isolate AL4f chromosome A1, pea_aphid_22Mar2018_4r6ur, whole genome shotgun sequence genome encodes:
- the LOC100161762 gene encoding asparagine synthetase domain-containing protein 1 isoform X2; its protein translation is MCGIFCSFVKGSAACGEISKCRSSLQKRGPDVGSTHQVYVNGYTALFSGNILWTQGERPTSQPYVDRKGNILLWNGDAYSWNLTMNASIKDSDTKIISDFLCEGGSMELLMTSVHGPYSIIYYDCEQQVLWVGRDPIGRISLLWNISANKLIVTSVGHKDIADLEEVPAIGLFRFDLNACILEPQLYQWSHTRFDCNYNIPNELQYFKQTRVQHVTNPEDSILQQNDQLNMSELLLHQEFCKNVSNLIHYLSQSVEKRTTINPKACKMCEFKCDHAKIAILFSGGIDSALLALFASKYVESDEPIDLLNVSFERPANSGNFECPDRQTCLNTLEELKTLCPTRRWNLIKIDISSVELQQKRFDTIRHLIYPLKTVLDDSLGCSLWFASRGLGKCNGKSYKTPARVLLSGMGADELLGGYTRYRKILQRHGWQSLNEELDKDFSKIPSRNLGRDNRVCCDHGRQLRTPYLDENFVEFIRGLSPWQRCWPKEPYPINLGEKLLLRLAAFKMGLINAACLPKRALQFGSRIANKKENGSDLSDRL
- the LOC100161762 gene encoding asparagine synthetase domain-containing protein CG17486 isoform X1, with amino-acid sequence MCGIFCSFVKGSAACGEISKCRSSLQKRGPDVGSTHQVYVNGYTALFSGNILWTQGERPTSQPYVDRKGNILLWNGDAYSWNLTSYYQMNASIKDSDTKIISDFLCEGGSMELLMTSVHGPYSIIYYDCEQQVLWVGRDPIGRISLLWNISANKLIVTSVGHKDIADLEEVPAIGLFRFDLNACILEPQLYQWSHTRFDCNYNIPNELQYFKQTRVQHVTNPEDSILQQNDQLNMSELLLHQEFCKNVSNLIHYLSQSVEKRTTINPKACKMCEFKCDHAKIAILFSGGIDSALLALFASKYVESDEPIDLLNVSFERPANSGNFECPDRQTCLNTLEELKTLCPTRRWNLIKIDISSVELQQKRFDTIRHLIYPLKTVLDDSLGCSLWFASRGLGKCNGKSYKTPARVLLSGMGADELLGGYTRYRKILQRHGWQSLNEELDKDFSKIPSRNLGRDNRVCCDHGRQLRTPYLDENFVEFIRGLSPWQRCWPKEPYPINLGEKLLLRLAAFKMGLINAACLPKRALQFGSRIANKKENGSDLSDRL